A region from the Lolium perenne isolate Kyuss_39 chromosome 4, Kyuss_2.0, whole genome shotgun sequence genome encodes:
- the LOC127325686 gene encoding protein unc-13 homolog produces the protein MGPRLLHHYRSRSASSFARSPDTSASAGDAHSLGPAAADVLDSPFGHVDGLSRPDVREAAYEVFFMSCRAGGTNGKGAGNGNGALSHHPAPWDSGGGGGGDESPRIGAGPRGGTGMNVVNSRVKRALGLKARRSSQPSTALRSGMNTSSSSSAPGSPGRAVRAMMNQPSGTGSPRARRPMTSAEIMRQQMRVSEQSDARLRKTLMRTLVGQVGRRAETIILPLELLRQLKLPDFADSGDHHQWQLRQLKLLEAGLIIHSSIPIDHRHSASVLRFREVLHAAEARAIDTGKASDAMRALCDAVLALAWRSAPAGEACHWADGYPLNVLLYVSLLQAVFDLRDETVVLDEVDELLELMKRTWTTLGINKMIHNVCFAWVLFQQYVATGQVEPDLAGAALAILTEVAADAKQEKPRDAVYARVLSSALAAIRDWPEKCLLDYHEMYGNGIGGTGTAAMESALSLALAAGKIIAESLPGMGISADHESGGVGSFAGDRVDYYVRCSMRSAFTKVLENGLGQEDSMTTDHPDDPSEILTRLAKDTEELALSERESFSQALRRWHPFPAAVAATTLHSCFGVVLKQYVAKAICLTDELVRVLHAAGRLEKALVQMVMEDVADSDDGGKSVVREVVPYDVESVVVGFLRTWIEERLRVAKECVIRAKDTESWTARSKNEPYAQTAVELMKLAKATMDEFFAIPVSARDDMVQDLADGLDAVFQEYISFLASCGNKQSYLPPLPALTRCNQDSTIKRLWKRAAVTPCRAPLTGARGTVYNCGQSASAAGGHNPRPSTSRGTQRLYVRLNTLHYVVSHIQALDKSLSFFSGGGGGACASPSAAARLLAAPSCHFDHARAAAQSAITHVAEVAAYRLIFFDSHQSFYDGLYAGGVADARIRPALRTLKQNLSLLLSVLVDRAQPVAVREVMKASFQAFLTVLLAGGNHRSFTKEDHGLVEEDLRSLKRAFCTRGEGLVTEDVVESEAEVAEGIVALMGQTAERLVEELSIASSCGSPRMGNGTAGQRMPMPTTTRRWSRTDPDTILRVLCHRDEEVASHFLKRAFQLPKRHR, from the exons ATGGGGCCGCGCCTCCTGCATCACTACCGCtcccgctccgcctcctccttcgcGCGCTCCCCGgacacctccgcctccgccggcgACGCACACAGCCTCGGCCCCGCGGCCGCCGACGTCCTCGACTCACCCTTCGGCCACGTCGATGGCCTCTCCCGACCCGACGTCCGCGAGGCCGCCTACGAGGTGTTCTTCATGTCATGCCGCGCCGGAGGCACCAACGGCAAGGGAGCCGGCAACGGCAATGGTGCGCTCAGCCACCACCCTGCGCCGTGGGacagcggcggaggaggcggcggggaCGAGTCGCCGAGGATCGGCGCAGGGCCCAGGGGCGGCACCGGCATGAACGTCGTCAACAGCCGCGTCAAGCGCGCGCTCGGGCTCAAGGCGCGCAGGTCGTCGCAGCCATCCACCGCCCTTCGCAGCGGCATGAacacgtcgtcgtcctcgtctgcaCCGGGCTCCCCTGGCCGCGCGGTGCGCGCGATGATGAACCAGCCGTCGGGTACCGGCTCACCAAGGGCGCGCCGGCCGATGACCTCCGCCGAGATCATGCGCCAGCAGATGCGCGTCTCCGAGCAGAGCGACGCACGCCTCCGCAAGACGCTCATGCGCACCCTCGTCGGCCAG GTGGGAAGAAGAGCGGAGACGATCATCCTTCCCCTGGAGCTGCTGCGGCAGCTGAAGCTGCCGGActtcgccgacagcggcgaccacCACCAGTGGCAGCTCCGCCAGCTCAAACTCCTCGAGGCAGGCCTCATCATTCACAGCTCCATCCCGATCGACCACCGCCACAGCGCCTCCGTGCTCCGCTTCCGCGAGGTCTTGCATGCGGCCGAGGCCCGCGCCATCGACACCGGCAAGGCGTCCGACGCCATGCGCGCGCTCTGCGACGCCGTGCTCGCGCTCGCCTGGCGCTCCGCGCCTGCCGGCGAGGCCTGCCACTGGGCCGACGGGTACCCTCTCAACGTGCTCCTCTACGTCTCGCTCCTCCAGGCCGTCTTCGACCTCCGGGACGAGACCGTCGTGCTCGACGAGGTGGACGAGCTGCTCGAGCTCATGAAGCGGACATGGACGACGCTCGGCATCAACAAGATGATCCACAACGTGTGCTTCGCGTGGGTCCTCTTCCAGCAGTACGTGGCCACCGGCCAGGTCGAGCCGGACCTCGCCGGCGCGGCGCTCGCGATACTCACGGAGGTGGCGGCCGACGCGAAGCAGGAGAAACCCCGTGACGCCGTGTACGCGCGGGTGCTCTCCAGCGCTCTCGCCGCGATACGTGACTGGCCCGAGAAGTGCCTGCTCGATTACCATGAGATGTACGGGAACGGCATCGGCGGTACCGGCACGGCCGCAATGGAGAGCGCTCTGTCCCTGGCCCTCGCCGCCGGCAAGATCATCGCCGAGAGTCTGCCTGGCATGGGCATCAGCGCGGACCACGAAAGCGGCGGCGTAGGGAGCTTCGCCGGCGACCGCGTCGACTACTACGTTCGCTGCTCCATGAGAAGCGCATTCACCAAGGTCCTGGAGAACGGGCTCGGGCAAGAGGACAGCATGACCACCGACCACCCCGATGACCCCAGCGAAATCCTGACGCGGCTCGCCAAGGACACGGAGGAGCTGGCGCTGTCAGAGCGCGAGAGCTTCAGCCAGGCATTGAGGCGGTGGCATCCGTTCCCGGCCGCCGTGGCCGCGACGACCCTGCACAGCTGCTTCGGCGTCGTGCTGAAGCAGTACGTGGCCAAGGCCATCTGCCTAACCGATGAGCTTGTGCGCGTGCTGCACGCCGCGGGCAGGCTGGAGAAAGCCCTGGTGCAAATGGTGATGGAGGACGTTGCCGATAGCGACGACGGCGGCAAGTCGGTGGTGCGGGAGGTGGTGCCGTACGACGTGGAGTCCGTCGTGGTGGGCTTCCTCAGGACGTGGATCGAGGAGAGGCTCAGGGTCGCCAAGGAGTGCGTCATCAGAGCCAAAGACACCGAG AGCTGGACCGCGAGGTCGAAGAATGAGCCGTACGCGCAGACCGCGGTGGAGCTGATGAAGCTGGCCAAGGCCACCATGGACGAGTTCTTCGCGATCCCGGTGAGCGCCAGAGACGACATGGTGCAGGACCTCGCCGACGGCCTGGACGCCGTCTTCCAGGAGTACATCTCCTTCCTCGCGTCCTGCGGTAACAAGCAGAGCTACCTCCCGCCACTGCCGGCGCTGACGAGGTGCAATCAGGACTCGACGATCAAGCGTCTCTGGAAGAGGGCGGCGGTGACGCCTTGCCGGGCGCCACTGACGGGCGCGCGCGGCACCGTGTACAACTGCGGCCAGAGCGCGTCCGCAGCCGGCGGGCACAACCCGCGGCCGTCCACCAGCCGCGGCACGCAGCGCCTCTATGTCCGGCTCAACACGCTCCACTACGTCGTCAGCCACATCCAGGCGCTCGACAAGTCGCTCTCCTTCTTCTCCGGGGGCGGTGGCGGGGCGTGCGCCTCACCATCGGCCGCCGCCCGCCTCCTCGCGGCGCCGTCCTGCCACTTCGACCACGCGCGCGCCGCGGCGCAGTCGGCCATCACCCACGTCGCCGAGGTTGCCGCGTACCGCCTCATCTTCTTCGACTCGCACCAGTCCTTCTACGACGGGCTCTACGCGGGCGGCGTCGCAGACGCGCGCATCCGCCCGGCGCTCCGCACGCTGAAGCAGAACCTGTCGCTGCTCCTCTCCGTCCTCGTCGACCGCGCGCAGCCGGTGGCCGTGCGGGAGGTGATGAAGGCCTCGTTCCAGGCCTTCCTGACGGTCCTGCTCGCCGGCGGCAACCACCGGAGCTTCACGAAGGAGGACCACGGCTTGGTCGAGGAGGATCTCCGGAGCCTGAAGCGAGCCTTCTGCACGCGCGGCGAGGGTCTGGTGACGGAGGACGTGGTGGAGAGCGAGGCGGAGGTGGCTGAGGGCATCGTAGCGCTCATGGGACAAACGGCGGAGCGGCTTGTGGAGGAGCTGAGCATCGCGTCGTCGTGCGGGTCGCCCCGCATGGGCAATGGCACCGCCGGGCAGAGGATGCCGATGCCGACGACGACCAGGCGGTGGAGCCGGACGGACCCTGACACGATCCTCAGGGTGCTCTGCCACCGCGACGAGGAGGTCGCCAGCCACTTCTTGAAGCGCGCGTTCCAGCTACCCAAGAGGCACCGGTGA
- the LOC127325703 gene encoding uncharacterized protein → MGCFLGCFGGAKSKERRHRRRKRSPAQSPNARARHHSPSKADLHAEAVSAAAPLLSTLLELRDSADDLCLAVVKKKVTFDSNVTAYEAPAIPEAEEQEEEADPASAAGGDEEAWMLGPDCAKSEAFPLNHRYGNCAGAADDDSDYEDCYDSDDDDEYEDEDDEGGEDGIDAIDDDEEHGGLLGIARGEEEACESLFLLPVTRTTKESAGPLAAAEARAPVLGSLENFTEWQDAKPRTTATATAAAPKNSDKENAVAPGQDNWSSLDKLSDPAPVPARKKDNKPAASPDYTPSTPSKQEASVDASLSTWLGSAGTPESHSVRSYSPISREDRPILGALTVEDIKISSANSSPSRRSRSPSPSPDDMPILGTVGAYWNCSDDSVTRGGFMKTRSRFGQNFA, encoded by the exons ATGGGCTGCTTCCTGGGCTGCTTCGGGGGCGCCAAGTCCAAGGAGCGCCGCCACCGCAGGCGGAAGCGCTCCCCCGCGCAGTCCCCCAACGCCCGCGCCCGCCACCACTCCCCCAGCAAGGCAGACCTCCATGCCGAGGCCGtctccgccgccgcgccgctccTCTCCACCCTCCTCGAGCTCAG GGATTCCGCCGATGACTTGTGCCTCGCCGTCGTGAAGAAGAAGGTGACGTTCGACTCCAACGTCACCGCGTACGAGGCGCCCGCGATCCCGGAggcggaggagcaggaggaggaggccgacccgGCTTCGGCTGCGGGCGGCGACGAGGAGGCGTGGATGCTGGGCCCGGACTGCGCGAAATCCGAGGCGTTCCCGCTCAACCACAGGTACGGCAACTGCGCCGGCGCCGCCGACGACGACAGCGACTACGAGGACTGCTACGActccgatgacgacgacgagtacGAGGATGAGGATGACGAGGGGGGCGAGGACGGGATCGATGCgatcgacgacgacgaggagcacGGCGGGCTCCTGGGCATCGCGCGCGGCGAGGAGGAGGCGTGCGAGTCCCTCTTCCTGCTCCCGGTCACCAGGACCACCAAGGAGAGCGCCGGCCCACTTGCCGCGGCGGAGGCGCGCGCACCCGTGCTCGGCTCGCTGGAGAATTTCACCGAGTGGCAGGACGCCAAACCCCGCactaccgccaccgccaccgccgccgcgcccAAGAACTCGGACAAGGAGAACGCCGTCGCGCCGGGGCAAGACAACTGGTCATCGCTGGACAAGCTATCCGACCCGGCGCCGGTTCCGGCCAGGAAGAAAGACAACAAGCCGGCGGCGAGCCCGGACTACACCCCCAGCACGCCGAGCAAGCAGGAGGCCTCGGTGGACGCCAGCCTGTCGACGTGGCTGGGCTCCGCGGGGACGCCGGAGAGCCACTCCGTGCGCTCCTACTCGCCCATCAGCCGCGAGGACCGGCCCATCCTGGGAGCCTTGACCGTGGAGGACATCAAGATATCCTCGGCCAACTCGTCGCCCAGTCGGCGGTCAAGGTCCCCGAGCCCGAGCCCCGATGACATGCCCATCCTCGGCACCGTGGGGGCTTACTGGAACTGCAGCGACGATTCCGTGACGAGAGGCGGGTTTATGAAGACCAGGAGCAGGTTTGGGCAG AATTTCGCATGA